From the genome of Sporosarcina sp. 6E9, one region includes:
- a CDS encoding MerR family transcriptional regulator → MKVKEVSQMAGVSVRTLHHYDDIGLLVPDDLTAAGYRIYSEENLVTLQQILFFRELGFSLKKIKKLLSSPSFDRQEAFDMQRKMLIAKRKQLDEMIDTIEKTIRHEKGEVRMTNEEKFQGFDFSTNPYEQEARNRWGDKAVDESNKKVAQFGPEIGEDMNRIYFGLAEIRHIDPASKEAQTRIEEWYTFLNKMGNYSLEAFAGLGEMYVADERFTKNIDQFGDGLAEFMRDAMKVFAQNN, encoded by the coding sequence ATGAAAGTGAAAGAAGTATCGCAGATGGCCGGTGTCAGTGTGCGCACACTTCATCATTATGATGACATCGGCTTGCTTGTGCCCGATGATTTGACGGCAGCGGGCTATCGGATTTATTCCGAAGAAAACCTTGTAACATTACAACAAATTCTGTTCTTTCGTGAACTCGGCTTCTCTTTAAAGAAAATAAAGAAATTGCTTTCAAGTCCATCGTTTGATCGCCAGGAAGCTTTCGACATGCAGCGAAAAATGCTCATTGCTAAACGGAAGCAACTGGATGAAATGATCGATACGATTGAGAAAACAATTCGCCATGAGAAGGGAGAGGTAAGGATGACGAACGAAGAGAAATTTCAAGGATTCGATTTTAGTACGAACCCATACGAACAGGAGGCTAGGAACCGTTGGGGTGATAAAGCGGTTGATGAGTCGAACAAGAAGGTTGCGCAGTTTGGTCCAGAAATAGGAGAGGATATGAACCGGATTTACTTTGGTTTAGCTGAAATCCGCCATATAGATCCAGCATCGAAAGAAGCGCAAACGCGGATTGAAGAATGGTACACATTTTTGAACAAAATGGGTAACTATTCTCTAGAAGCTTTCGCAGGACTCGGTGAAATGTATGTCGCTGACGAACGATTTACAAAGAATATCGACCAATTTGGCGACGGGCTTGCTGAATTTATGCGCGATGCCATGAAGGTTTTTGCGCAGAATAACTAA
- a CDS encoding sensor histidine kinase, translating to MVDLLIIMLERVGTIIAVAFILTRLRFFKNLVQHDKLDNKQELTAILFFGLFGIAGTYLGVAFNTDTLHFNSVTAELAKDEALANSRVIGVVVAGLLGGYRLGIGAGLLAGLHRMTLGGFTGFACGISTIIAGIVASAFYRKGKNIKPLVAFGIGALAEAVQMGLILLLSKPFEKAFTLVEVIGIPMILANGIGAALFLLIVHNVMSDQEKVTALQAQKTLRIANQTLRFLRKGMNNATAAAVCNILYRELQPSAVAFTDKTHIVAHVGIADDHHKENSPIQTVETKRVIESGKLSVVNEGTIHCEAKNCPLGAAVIAPLIRRGETIGTMKLYYPSKKAITDINIELISGLSSLLSNQLEIAETDHAYQLAKEAEINALQAQISPHFLFNSMNIIVSLIRTDPDQARKLLTSLSYFLRQNVTGTTASKVSLEQELSHVRAYLEIIEARFVDKLTILYEVDNNLSTEMIPPFTLQPIVENAIHHGIHDMEKDSIIKLTVQDLDHEIEIKVEDNGKGIDPERIQRLGNEQMKSETGTGVALFNVNRRLIMMFGEQGAIKIESEIGKGTKISFRIPKLEVNH from the coding sequence TTGGTCGATTTACTAATCATCATGTTGGAAAGAGTCGGAACAATTATCGCGGTCGCATTTATACTCACCAGATTGCGCTTCTTTAAAAACTTAGTCCAACACGACAAATTAGATAATAAACAAGAACTTACTGCAATTTTATTCTTTGGATTATTTGGCATAGCAGGCACTTATTTAGGAGTGGCTTTCAATACGGATACCTTGCACTTTAATAGCGTCACGGCGGAACTTGCGAAGGATGAAGCACTTGCGAATTCGCGCGTAATTGGTGTTGTCGTCGCAGGCCTTTTAGGTGGATATCGCCTAGGAATCGGTGCAGGGTTGTTAGCAGGACTTCATCGAATGACATTAGGCGGTTTTACGGGTTTTGCGTGCGGCATATCCACTATTATAGCGGGGATTGTAGCTAGCGCTTTTTACCGGAAGGGAAAGAACATAAAGCCGCTGGTCGCTTTTGGAATCGGGGCACTTGCTGAAGCTGTGCAAATGGGGCTAATCCTGTTACTTTCAAAGCCGTTTGAGAAAGCATTTACATTGGTCGAAGTTATCGGAATCCCGATGATTCTTGCTAATGGTATTGGGGCGGCACTATTTCTGTTAATTGTCCATAATGTCATGAGCGACCAGGAAAAAGTGACTGCGCTTCAAGCACAAAAGACACTACGCATTGCCAATCAAACACTCAGGTTTCTAAGAAAAGGGATGAACAACGCCACGGCTGCAGCTGTCTGTAATATTCTTTACCGCGAACTTCAGCCAAGTGCTGTTGCCTTTACCGATAAAACGCATATTGTGGCTCATGTCGGGATAGCTGACGATCACCACAAAGAAAACAGCCCCATCCAAACAGTTGAAACCAAGAGGGTAATTGAAAGTGGAAAGTTAAGCGTTGTTAATGAAGGAACCATTCATTGTGAGGCTAAAAATTGTCCTTTAGGCGCAGCTGTCATTGCGCCGCTCATTCGTCGCGGGGAAACAATTGGGACAATGAAATTATATTATCCTTCGAAAAAGGCGATAACTGACATCAATATTGAGCTAATCTCAGGGCTGAGCTCATTACTTAGCAATCAACTAGAAATAGCGGAAACGGATCATGCTTATCAACTGGCCAAAGAAGCCGAGATTAATGCATTACAAGCGCAAATCAGCCCGCATTTCTTATTTAATTCGATGAATATTATTGTGTCTTTAATCCGCACAGATCCTGATCAAGCGCGTAAACTGCTAACATCACTGTCGTATTTTTTACGGCAAAACGTCACAGGAACGACGGCTTCCAAAGTTTCTTTGGAACAGGAACTTTCGCATGTAAGAGCCTACTTAGAGATTATAGAAGCTAGATTTGTGGATAAGTTAACAATACTGTATGAAGTAGATAATAATCTATCCACAGAAATGATTCCGCCGTTCACATTACAGCCAATTGTTGAAAACGCGATCCATCACGGTATCCACGACATGGAGAAGGACAGTATCATAAAATTGACCGTTCAAGACCTGGACCATGAAATTGAAATCAAAGTAGAGGACAATGGAAAGGGAATAGATCCAGAGCGAATTCAGCGATTAGGGAATGAACAAATGAAATCCGAAACAGGTACAGGTGTAGCGCTATTCAATGTCAATCGTCGTTTAATCATGATGTTTGGCGAACAAGGCGCAATAAAAATCGAAAGCGAAATCGGAAAAGGGACAAAGATTTCATTTCGAATTCCAAAATTGGAGGTGAATCATTGA
- a CDS encoding LytTR family DNA-binding domain-containing protein: MMPSIRTLIVDDERYAREELTYLLSKFPEIQVVGEAENGETAILQALQLQPDVVFLDVEMPKMNGMEVAKSLMGIKKVPLIIFATAYPQFAAEAFRINAVDYLLKPYDIEQLKQAIDRIEKQLAPPTANDTPSKIGKLAVETDGEIDYVLVTDIIYMYREERVTKIVTGSREYDVKLSLKELENRLEAFSFFRIHKGYIVNLNYVSRLTPWFSGSFQLELEGREEKLSVSRNYVKDLRQRLEL, translated from the coding sequence TTGATGCCGTCAATTCGAACACTTATCGTCGATGATGAAAGATATGCACGTGAAGAATTAACCTATTTACTAAGTAAATTTCCGGAAATTCAAGTTGTGGGCGAAGCCGAAAACGGCGAAACGGCTATTTTACAAGCGCTTCAACTACAACCAGATGTCGTTTTTTTGGACGTTGAAATGCCTAAAATGAATGGCATGGAAGTAGCCAAATCATTAATGGGAATCAAGAAAGTTCCGCTTATCATTTTTGCGACCGCATATCCGCAATTCGCGGCAGAAGCATTTCGGATTAATGCCGTTGATTATTTACTAAAACCCTATGACATAGAACAATTAAAACAGGCAATCGACAGAATCGAAAAGCAGTTAGCGCCCCCTACTGCAAATGACACACCAAGCAAAATCGGTAAATTGGCTGTGGAGACAGACGGAGAAATCGACTATGTTTTAGTAACAGATATCATCTATATGTACCGGGAAGAAAGAGTGACGAAAATCGTCACGGGGTCGCGAGAATACGACGTGAAATTATCATTGAAAGAATTGGAAAACCGTTTAGAGGCATTTTCTTTTTTTCGCATTCATAAAGGCTATATCGTGAATCTAAATTATGTGAGTCGCTTAACACCCTGGTTTAGTGGCTCCTTTCAGCTAGAACTTGAAGGCCGAGAAGAGAAGCTTTCTGTTAGCCGAAACTACGTGAAGGACTTGCGTCAACGCCTGGAACTATGA